gatgtcatggctttagaagcttctgataggctaatttacataatttgagtcaattggaagtgtacctgttgatgtatttcaaggcctaccttcaaactcagtggctctttgcttgacatcatgggaaaatcaaaagaaatcacccaagacctcagaaaaaacattgtacacctccacaagtctggttcatccttgggagcaatttccaaatgcctgaaggtaccacgttcatcggtacaaacaatagtacacaggtataaacaccatgggaccacgcagccgtcataccgctcaggaaggatacgcgttctgtctcctagagacgaacgtactttggtgcgaaaattgcaaatcaatcccagaacaacagcaaaggactttgtgaagatgctggaggaaacaggtacaaaagtgtctatatgcacagtaaaacgagtcctatatcaatgGAAGAAGTATTGCTcctaaaccaccataaaaaagcgagacaacggtttgcaactgcacatggggacgaagatcgtactttttggagaaatgtcgtctggtctgatgaaacaaaaatagaactgtttggccataatgaccatcgttatgtttggaggaaaaagggggagacttgtaagccgaagaacaccatcccaaccgtgatgcacgggagtggcagcatcatgttgtgggggtgctttgctgcaggagggactggtgcacttcacaaaatagatggcatcatgagggagggaaatgatgtggatatattgaagcaacatttcaagacatcagtcaggaagttaaagcttggtcgcaaatgggtcttccaaatggacaatgaccccaagcatacttccaaagcaaaatggcttaaggacaacaaagtcaaggtattggagtggccatcacaaagccctgacctcaaacctatagaaaatgtgtgggcagaactgaaaaagtgtgtgagagcaaggaggcctacaaacctgactcagttacaccagctctgtcaggaggaatgggccaaaattcacccaacttattgtgtgaagcttgtgggaggctacgcgaaacatttgaccaaagtcaaacaatttaaaggcaatgctaccaaatactaattgagtgtatgtaaacttctgacccactgggaatgtgatgaaagaaataaaatctgaaataaatcattctctctactattattctgacatttcacattcttaaaataagtggtgatcctaactgacctaaaacagggagtaTTTATTCGGATTaactgtcaggaattgtgaaaaactgagtttaaatgtatttggctaaggcgtatgtaaacttccgacttcaactgtatatcctttCAATGGTTTTGAAACGGTAGGTAATCAAATCTAGCCAGACATTAGAAGATATTGGGTCTGTTACAAATGGGCCCAGGGAAAGCTTCCATTGGTTATCTTGCAATAAAATACACACAGAAATCAACTTTattatgtacagtatactgtatgcaAAGTTGCAAACTATGGGCAACAAATGAACAACTAACAGTGTTAAAGCTACATTATTTTCTGCTTGTTTGTATTTGCTGTACAAAATGCGTACCTCAAAAAAAGGTATACCTCAAAAGGTGTACCTCATGGCTCAGTATTGACCCCCCTTTCctctatatatattattattattttacattttttaatttaacctttatttaactaggcaagtcagataagaacaaattcttatttacaatgacggcctaccggggaacagtgagaaaactgccttgttcaggggcaaaacaacagatttttaccttgtcagctcagggattcgattcagcaacctttcggttactggcccaacgctctaaccactaggctacctgccaccccaatgtaCAATTCTGTATATTCATAAATGAATTGCCTCAAATTCGTCAGAATACCCATGTTCACTTATGTGATGATGATACAGTGCTCTATACATCAGGTTCAAATCATTTCCAGATAAAATCATCTTGGAGAGTTGCTATTAACACTttacaaaaatgttttttagcAAAAAATGTGGTTTTAAATAACACTAAATCCTATATCATGCTGTTTGGTACACGACAAAAAATTTACTCCACAGCTGGCCATTTCAAAATGCATGCAAGTGATGGAACAATGCTTGAAAGTGTAGATTGTTTGAAATATCTGGGTTTTGAAGATTCTTAATTATCTTTTGGAAAGCATATTGATTATATTAGAAAAACAATTATCTATACGCTTGGGTAACTACACAATAATTGTTTTACTGTATCCATTAGAAAGACCTTAGTAACCCAACTGCTGCTTCCTGTCCTAGACTATGGCGACATCATCTATCAAAACACAACCAATACCTTACTCTGTGAATTAGATTTATAACAATCTTTGCAGATTCATTCTTGGATGCCATTATAAGACACATCATGTATGAATCAGTAAATTGTCTGTCACTCCCAAACAGAAGACAACTGCATTGATACCAATTTCGTTTTAAATGTATCAGCTTACATTTCCCTGTAGGAACACCTAACTTTACAAGACTCACACTACTTCTTTAGACAACAGCAGCAATTACACATTCAAAGGGTACATCATGAGGTTAGAGTAAGGTCTTTCAGATACAAAGACCCAACTGACTGGAATCATTTACCTATAGAAATCAGGGCATTTAAATCACACAGTGAATTTAAGAAAGCCCTTTTTCAAATGTTATGAACAAACAGACATTTATAAATATTTcggtatgtattattattatgtcattattattattattattattattattattattagacagtAGTTTACATATTActaattattattgttattattttttgggACACTCTTAAAAAGGAGATGGTGCATCAAGAGATTTTATCCTGCAAAATTTCTAATAAAAAAAGAAGTATAACAATTTACAATTCTGTGTTAGTAACAAAGGCAATGATATGTACTTTTCACATTTCTGGTTACACACAAAAAAAGCTTAAAAGTAAATGTATAATCAAACACAGCGGTTAAatccacagtactgtacatacTCATGTCTGCCTACAGTAGATAGGCATTTACAATACAGGGAATGTTACATGATTCAAAGAGCTTAGGGTAAGAGCAATATATTAATAATAAATAAAGATAGTGCAAATACTGTAGGGAAAGTCTATAATAAAGGCTTTTCGAAAACACTTAATAAGTAGAGTGATTACCAACACAAAATCTACAGACATCTGAAATGCCTGAAGACAATACATATTTTCACAGGGAGCGGTACAATCAAACATGGACTAAACTGCATTCCAGTGTGTATGCAGTAAAACATTCTGTACAGAATTCAATCTAAATCTGTTCAAAGTTTTCCGTTGTTTCCAAGGGCTTTAGTTCTGTTTATCTTCCCACCTTTCTAAACACTTTCTTCTTTTTTCAAGTCAACTTTTCAACTCAACGCTAAAATAGTGCCAGATAGAACACAGATACTTCCAACAGTACAGATGTTTCGATCCGCAATTCAAACAAGGACAGACAGTCACGGCACATTGGGAGGAGGCACTGTTAGGACAAGTCAGTCACAGATTGTGTCCTTTTTTACAGCGTCGCTGTCAAAGGAAAAGGAAACGATCGGGTGACTATAAGTCGCATAAGATAATGCTGTGGGAATGTAAGTCTTGGCAAGTGAAAGTATGATAGGGTCGGCCCCCGCCACCTGTGCACTGTGTGTAAAGGGAGGTGTAAGTGTGTGTCTGGAACACAGTAGTAAAGTAAACACTCACCACGCCTCATTGACTATGCCCCTACCTGAGCAAGCACCGACACATCACCGTTGGCTGTACACCCATTGAACTGGCCTGCAATTTAACTCCTGAGTGGTTTGTAAcgccattcatgtgaaatccctAGCTACCATCATAAATCTCTCCATTGAAAAATATAAATCGGGTGCAATCACTTCACAGCTTTGAGATGAGTTAATGATAACGACGTGTTAACAACCTATGTACATCTGATAACAAAATGTCCACAAACCTTGGACTGCTCTTGTAACCATTGTGTCTATTAGATTTCACGTCATGTATGTGACTTCCAATAACTTTTTTTGttttaattgtattattttcATATTATTCTGAGCATTCTGCCTAGGTGGTGaacattatatattattttttatgtcCTTTCATTGTCTGTGATATCAGAACAGAGCAGGATCAGTCATCTTTTGTAGAATTGCAAACAAACAACACATCAAATGCCATTTTAAAATGCTGCTCCCAGTAGGGGGTCATTGCCTTCTGAAAAGTGTGCATTCGCAGCAGTCTATcatgtgtttttctgtttgtGTGCCAATGTGAACTGAATCCCCAACAGCTTTGCCCCCCAGCAGCTCACTCAGCCCATGGCTCTTTTCATTTCCCTTCGTTGTTGCCTTCCTCTGCAGCAACTAACTTGATTTCTGCATTAGCCGTGCGTGACGTGACACTGCTGTCTCTCACTTTGTGTTtgaacaggaagtggaaagtctttTTGAAGGACTTGCGGAAACTGTCTCCCATGAAGCCATAAATGATTGGGTTGATGGAGGAGTTAGCGTAGGACATGCAGTTAGCCCATGTCTTGATCTTATAGGTGGCGTAGTTGACCCTGTAGTTGGGGTAGAAGGACTGGAACAGGGCGAAGAGTTGGATAGGCCCCCAGCAGATGGTGAATAAGAGgacaatcaccaccaccatcttGGAGATCTTACTCCTCAGAGTGACAGTCCTCTCAGACAACAGGTGGACCTGTAGTAGAAATGTTGACGTTTACTCACTACTACTGTGACGTATTCGAAATGacctatactgtatgtacagtgagggaaaaaagtatttgatcccctgttgattttgtacgtttgcccactgacaaagaaatgatcagtctataattttaatggtaggtttatttgaacagtgagagacagaataacaacaaaataatccagaaaaacgcatgtcaaaaattttataaattgatttgcattttaatgagggaaataagtatttgaccccctctcaatcagaaagatttctggctcccaggtgtcttttatacaggtaacgagttgagattaggagcacactcttaaagggagtgctcctaatctcagtttgttacctatacaaaagacacctgtccacagaagcaatcaatcaatcagattccaaactctccaccatggccaagaccaaagagctctccaaggatgtcagggacaagattgtagacctacacaaggctggaatgggctacaagacctttgccaagcagcttggtgagaaggtgacaacagttggtgcgattattcacaaatggaagaaacacaaaagaactgtcaatctccctcggcctggggctccatgcaagatctcacctcgtggagttgcaatgatcatgagaacggtgaggaatcagcccagaactacacggaaggatcttgtcaatgatctcaaggcagctgggaccatagtcaccaagaaaacaattggtaacacactacgccgtgaaggactgaaatcctgcagcgcccgcaaggtccccctgctcaagaaagcacatatacatgcccgtctgaagtttgccaatgaacatctgaatgattcagaggacaactgggtgaaagtgttgtggtcagatgagaccaaaatggagctctttggcatcaactcaactcgccgtgtttggaggaggaggaatgctgcctatgaccccaagaataccatccccaccgtcaaacatggaggtggaaacattatgctttgggggtgttcttctgctaaggggacaggacaacttcaccgcatcaaagggacgatggacggggccatgtaccgtcaaatcttgggtgagaacctccttccctcagccagggcattgaaaataggtcatggatggatattccagcatgacaatgacccaaaacacacggccaaggcaacaaaggagtggctcaagaagaagcacattaaggtcctggagtggcctagccagtctccagaccttactcccatagaaaatctgtggagggagctgaaggttcgagttgccaaatgtcagcctcgaaaccttaatgacttggagaagatctgcaaagaggagtgggacaaaatccctcctgagatgtgtgcaaacctggtggccaactacaagaaacgtcttccctctgtgattgccaacaagggttttgccaccaagtactaagtcatgttttgcagaggggtcaaatacttatttccctcattaaaatgcaaatccttttataacatttttgacatgcatttttcttgatttttttgttgttattctgtctctcactgttcaaataaacctaccattaaaatgatagactgataatttctttgtcagtgggcaagtgtacaaaatcagcaggggatcaaatacttttttccctcactgtagttcaAAACATGGTCACCGGCTGAGGGTTTTTAATGGCATACTGTAGTATACCTGCAGATTGGAAGGGATCCAAATATGAACTCGTGCTTTCATTGTGTAACCTTGACAAAGGAGTGCACCTATTGATGTTTTAAACTAAGTCATAAAGAAACACCCAAAGTAACAGTCTGTCCATACCTGGTAATTATTGTCTACTGGCTCAACTGACGGCtggcccaccctcttcaacatgagTGTGTAGCAGAAGGAGATGGTGATGACAGGTAGTAGGTAGGCAGCTATGAACTGGTACAGGATGAAAGCCCTCTCCTGGGTCTTAGAGGGAAACCTCTCCATGCAGTAGTGTCTCGGTCCATACCAGTAGCCCTCCTCAATCCTCTGGTACATGAAGATCGGGGTGGATAGAATGAAGGAACCTTTAAAAAAGACAAACATTGAATTAGTTTAACTTTATAGAAAATGTAGACGTGTTCATGATGCTTTGAGCAAAAATCAACGGTTTGCAATTGGTTCAGGCATGCTAGCATGTGACTTACCGATCCATATACAGATGCTAACGATCATGGCGACTCGTGGAGTGCGATGGCGTAGGGACTTTAAAGGGTACACTGTGACATAGCAGCGATCCCCACTAATGGCAGTGAGGGTGATGCATGTAGCCTGAACAGTCACCTAAGAAAAAAGAAGAACAAAATAATGACTTTCGTTCTGGGTTGTTCACAGGTGAAACAATATTAACAATTTTACATAAGAGACATGctgtaaaatgtatgtaaattcaAATAAATGGCACCTGCCTGCCATCACACTGGGAAGGAATGACAATGATGAGCATAATGAGAAAATGGAACTTTAGAAAGACATTATCTCAAATCATTATTAACTCATCCTCCTGGGTTAGGTGTCATGCCCATAAGTTTTGTCCCCTTTCTAGGATAAAAGTATAAACCATAAAGTTTCTTTCACACGTAATTCATAAAATAATGTTGAGTTTGAAATTTTTCCCCATAACAAAAATGCTAATGGTTGCATGATGCCTCTGACAGTTGGTTACCATCTGTGATAACAGATTAGCAGGTTCTAAACAACATAATGTTGTTGGAGAGTAGGATATGTGACCCAGTTCAGTAACTACACTACTTGAGATCTATCCAACGCCCTTGTTTCTCACTGAAGTGCGAAAGAGAGACTGACCAGGTGTACATCATTGATCCGAAGACAAGTGCCCTACTCTTGTCATAATGTAGGGACAGAATGCACGAGTCTCTTGAACGAAGAGAAGCACTCCGTGTGGGTTGAGCAAGTAAAAAGGATTtaagaaaatagtaaacatatataaaaaaaataaagctaAGAATTACAACGAATATTAAAATGGGTTCACAAAGTCTGATTTAATGAATCCTCCCACTTACACACTGTACAGCAGCAgcgatatacagtgagggaaaagggtatttgatcccctgctgattttgtacgtttgcccactgacaaagaaataatcagtctataattttaatggtagttttatttgaacagtgagagacagaataacaacaaaataatccagaaaaacgcatgtcaaaaatgttataaattgatttgcattttaatgggggaaataagtatttgaccccctctcaatcagaaagatttctggctcccaggtgtattttatacaggtaacgagctgagattaggagcacactcttaaagggagtgctcctaatctcagcttgttacctgtagaaaagacacctgtccacagaagcaatcaatcaatcagattccaaactctccaccatggccaagaccaaagagctctccaagaatgtcagggacaagattgtagacctacacaaggctggaatgggctacaagaccatcgccaagcagcttggtgagaaggtgacaacagttggtgcgattattcgcaaatggaagaaacacaaaagaactgtcaatatccctcggcctggtgctccatgcaagatctcaccttgtggagttgcaatgatcatgagaacggtgaggaatcagcccagaactacacgggaggatcttgtcaatgatctcaaggcagctgggaccatagtcaccaagaaaacaattggtaacactctacgccatgaaggactgaaatcctgcagcgcccgcaaggtccccctgctcaagaaagcacatatacatgcccgtctgaagtttgccaatgagcatctgaatgattcagaggacaactgggtgaaagtgttgtggtcagatgagaccaaaatggagctctttggcatcaactcaactcgccgtgtttggaggaggaggaatgctgcctatgaccccaagaataccatccccaccgtcaaacatggaggtggaaacattatgcttgggggtgtttttctgctaaggggacaggacaacttcaccgcattaaagggacgatggacggggccatgtaccgtcaaatcttgggtgagaacctccttccctcagccagggcattgaaaataggtcatggatgggtattccagcatgacaatgacccaaaacacacggccaaggcaacaaaggagtggctcaagaagaagcacattaaggtcctggagtggcctagccagtctccagaccttaatcccatacaaaatctgtggagggagctgaaggttcgagttgccaaacgtcagcctcgaaaccttaatgacttagagaagatctgca
Above is a window of Salmo salar chromosome ssa03, Ssal_v3.1, whole genome shotgun sequence DNA encoding:
- the LOC106599611 gene encoding G-protein coupled receptor 54-like, with the translated sequence MFPPDVWNSTDLMWFNASELNASLEDPEEGNHPFLTDAWLVPLFFALIMLVGLIGNSLVIYVISKHRQMRTATNFYIANLAATDIIFLVCCVPFTATLYPLPGWIFGNFMCKFVAFLQQVTVQATCITLTAISGDRCYVTVYPLKSLRHRTPRVAMIVSICIWIGSFILSTPIFMYQRIEEGYWYGPRHYCMERFPSKTQERAFILYQFIAAYLLPVITISFCYTLMLKRVGQPSVEPVDNNYQVHLLSERTVTLRSKISKMVVVIVLLFTICWGPIQLFALFQSFYPNYRVNYATYKIKTWANCMSYANSSINPIIYGFMGDSFRKSFKKTFHFLFKHKVRDSSVTSRTANAEIKLVAAEEGNNEGK